TAATTGCAGGTTAATCGATTGCATTTTTCCATTAATCACTAAAATCGGCTTAGGGATATGGTGGATCGTTAAAGCCATGATGTTATCATCTCCTTATTATAAGTAAGAAGCAAAAACATAAGCTTTGCTGCATTCTAGGTAATATAGCATTAACTTGGTTAAATCGAAAGCTCCATTCCGGAAGAACACGTAAATGATTAAATGCTCAAGACTTCAACGCTTCAAATTTATTTCCCAATCAAACGCATTCCGCTGTATTTATTAATGTGCGTTACAAGCTTTTCAAATGCAGAAAACcgataaaaaatgcaaaacctAAAACAGGTTACCACACACGCAAGCATAATTTGTCCAGATAAGTGTAAATAAaagatttgtttataaacaaacatgcGAATCGTAATGCGCTTGTCCAAGGCTCCCTGGTAACCGAAAACCAAAAGGCCGAGAACGCACATGGCACATGGAACTCAGCCGAGACTGGTCGACGCCGCAACTTCATGATCATCGAATCAAAGACAATGGCACAGACAAAGAAAATCGGTGGATTCAAAGCCAAACAACGATTGCCAGCGgaagtaaaacaaaacaaaatacacaaaaaaagaagagcCGAAAAGCAAAGAAACTTATTTTCATATAAATCAATGATAGCCAATAAACTGTTTAACTTCATGTTAACCACATACTTGAATTAAGTTTATGTTTAATGGGCTGGTGTCAAGGATTGGCATTAACACCCTAAGTTGTTCCCCACCTTGACCTCAAAAGGAATAGTAGCTTAACATTTCTTTCAGTTCCTATGAAGTTGTCCCTCTTTCCATATCTTTTTTCCTTAATTAACTTTCGCTTTCGGTGGCAATGGCTGGAAATGATCTTGAACTTCAGCAATCCATCGCATGGGCAGGGCGTAAAAGGCAAAGTTGTAAACGGGTTTTATCGAGCCAACAAACGAATGACTTAAGCAACGAACTTTGGCACAGCGCCATCTGGTGTTCATGATACGAAAAGTTTCTATGCGAAAAAGCTGTTATGTGTACACTGTACAAAATCGTGGGAATTTTTCAAAGATAACATATTTGCAACAAGTTTTGATTCTGTTATCTACTTTCGGTCATTCCAATTATTAATTCGGAATGCTGGTTTATTATGTAAGCttttggcacacacacaagtaACTCCAACTAGCCAATTTCGATGTGGGATACCCTGTTAGGGATCAAAaggaatttgaatttaatctCGTAAATTTTATAAGGGCTAGCCTAAACATATTGCTTGTGATCGCCCAAGAAATATCCCAGGCATTAAAGCTTAGCGGAGTTTGCAACCACTAGCAGtaaaattcaaaatcataGCCAAGCACCTGTTTTGTGAAATCGAACGACTGAGGAAGCAAACTTCTTTTTATGTTAAAACTTTATTGGTCGGATTCAGATTCGTTTACAGATAAAACAGGTGTCGTTACTTAATCGTTCCACCAGCCGGCACCGCCGCGGGagccaccaccagcagcaccaccgtAGGCCCCAcctgcaccaccagcacctCCGGAAGCGTGGTTGACAGTGTAATCGAACTCAGCGGGGTTACCCCAGGCGTTGCCAGCTCCAGCACCTCCGGCACCACCCTGCCAGCCTCCTGCTCCACCACGACCTGCTCCAGCACCTTGCCAGCCACCAGCTCCTCCAGCACCACCACgaccagctccagctccagctccttgCCATCCACCAGATCCGCGTCCACCGCCATAAGAGGCTGCACCACCGCCGTAGGAAGCTCCAGCACCACCTCCATAGGCAGCACCAGCTCCACCGCCGTACGAGGCAGCACCGCCGCCATAAGCACCAGCACCGCCGGCGGAACCACCACCAATGTGGACCTTAGTGTTGCCCTGCGACTGCGAGACGTGGGACACCAGGCCAGCTCCAATAGCCGGGCGGCCACCGAAtcctccgccgccaccaccacgtCCTCCGCCGGGCAGATAGCCGCCTCCTGCACCGCCTCGGAGGCCACCGGCGTTGGCCAGAGCCAGGGAAGCCAACAAGCACACAAAGACCTTGAAGGATATCGTTAACGAGACTAACTCTTTAAGATCCTTAGCGCTCCTCGATTTCTTACCTTCATTCTGGAAATTGAGTTTATTAGATTTAAGATTCTGATCGAAGCTGAGATCCAATGGTTTGTGATGCCTTTGGACCAAGAAACACTTGAATTTATAGTCCAAGTCCTATGGATCTTCTTTGGCTAATGATCCGgacaagaaaacaaaaaacaagtaTGAAAGATaagatataaaaattaattttaattttaaaaaaccaaaacatcAATTTGCTTCGCTCAATCATTAGATTCTCTTGCCCTCTGAAATCATCTTTATCTATAGCTGAACGAAAACTGCtcttcgctttttgttttccttggctttaattaaagatcacaaattaattgcatgGCGGCAATTAGCCCGCGGGCTTCCGATTGCCCAATCACGAACAAGCCAGGTGTCTTAAAAGCCCGAAAAGTGGACGCAGTGCGTCCAGTTTATGCCCATGTTGCTGCGTGGGCGCTATACACACTCCTGGCTGCTCCTCCACAAACCTTtgtctttggtttttgttttttttttttatttttgttatttttttgaaagtgCACAAATTGTTAGTTATGCAAGCGAAAATGCAGAAATGCAACACATCAACTTGACAGAAGTAAAGTGGAAATCTTGCTGAGCAAAAATGCTGTGAATGGGAAATTTGAAATGGGGAAGTCAAATATTTTGGCATCCAACTGAAATTTGTATTTCACCTGTGCCAAGTCACCTCGAATGACCTAGtggcttttaaaaaattcgtGAAGGTTTTTCTGGCAATGATAAGTGGTTTTTTCTTGCAAGCAAATTGTGTTAAATAATCAATAGCTCATAGTCCTATCCTAtattaacttttaatatttttaacagtaatcatatttaaatacatataccCGTCACTCGTAAAGTAAAAGTGTATACTAGATCACTTGAAAAGTGTATAACAGGCAGAACGAAgagtttccgaccatataagatatatatatatattcttaatcaGCCGAGTCGAACTGGCCATATCCAGTTCCGTttgtatgaacgtcgagagcTCAGGAACTATAAGAACTAGGAGGTTgtgattaagcatacagattttaAAGACttagacgcagcgcaagtttgttgaaccatgttgccacgcctaCTCTAACGCCCAAATCTATCCCGCCCACAACTTAAAGcattcaaaaaataattttcttaacGGGTacctgatagtcggggaactcgactatgaagcattctctcttgttttttttttaattcagttgagaacacaaaattaaattaacgacgacaacaaataaatgctcccacataaatatatatttttgaattgtaaaaataaacataaacctAAACATCAATAACCTTAATAATCTGAATCGtgaatttttcacattttattgCTAAACAATACTCTTACATTATTCGAATTGGGCTGATGATCGTATAAAGTACGCGATTAATTGCTTATCAAATGGATTAGTTGGACCAGTAAAAAGCAGTGGAACTGTAAGTAGCCAATGATGGAGTGCACCTGTCTGCAGAGCATTATCTGTAATGGGACAACTTGGCTGGAAAATACAAGAGCTGGGCATAAGCGATGGAAATTTATGCGCTGAAAGGCGCACAGAAGCCAATAGTTTAGTGCACAGATCACCTGCGTGGTAGAGTATTCACAGTGGTAGACAGTCTCGCTTTTTCTTCTCAGCCGGAGAAAGCCTCTCTCCGGGCCATTTTCTCAGCTCTCTGGCTGTGGCTCTCTGTTTGATTTGCCGGCTTTCGCTCTTTGGGATAATTTCGGGCTTCAACGAAGCCGCTGCAGATTTGGCCAATTCATTCCGTTGCCAACGTTGTAACTGGAAAACGTGTCAGCCGGATCGTCGGCGTCGCGTCGTCAGCTTCGTAGTTTTCCTCCCGATTTTCCACAGCGTCTCGCGTATTTTTCCAGTGAATAATAGCCCTTCTTCTACATTGGGGAATACTCATCCTCTTGCCCCTTGAACATCCAAATGTGCGTGCCAACCAGTgttcttttgtttgtttttttcctGTTCATTTGTCATAATTGACAGCCTAacgaaaattttaattaaaaagtccAAACAAGAATAATATGTTGCGTTGAAGTTGAGGAATATTGGCAAAAGGAATACAGTGACGACAGCTTAAGtcttgaatatttaaaaattttatcggtaagtcagaggataaaaTACTTATTCAAATATGCAATATGCAAATAAGGCAGaggaaaaatgtttttcaaaaatatgtttataattCCCAATTCAAGGTATGTTAACAAGaattaaataactaaaaaaaaaaacgtttacATACCAAGCAAAACGTTTTAACCTTAagcaaaattgcaaaatattcccctaaaaatgcaaatggagcTAAGCATACAACGAACTGATTTGAATACAGATcattaaaaaagttaaataacaCCTATGCAGACACAAATCGAAAAccaaaatttgcatatatacCTTTTTCCACACTAATGAAAGATTAATTCAAATATGAATCATGATCGCAAATAATTTTCACGAGTAGTTGGCACGTCATTAAAATCATCAAATTTAGAATAAACAAGCTCATCTTAATTATAGACACTTATTTAGAGACTTTCATCTTTAactagttttgttttttgggtcTTACTTGATAAGTGCGCATTAGTCAAAGTCAAGATGAAGAAGCTGGATTTAGTGGTGCGCAGATTTTCTTCGTCTAGCAAACTGTTCATGGTCTATTAATTGCCAAAGCAGCTCATTTTCTTTTACACGTCGAGATGCGCGCTTACTATAGATgcacatatttttaatatggcttttattttttatagccTCGAGTGccttaaattatatatattaaaaatcgGAGAAGATATCGTGCCAATGCcctttagaaattttactcAATTACGATTACGATTGCCACTGACgattgaaactgaaaccgcGATTAAGGACATTACCTACGCAATTCACCATAAGACGCGAGTCGTCGCAGAACAAAAGACTGAGGCAACAAACTTGAGTGCGCTTGCGGTTTCTGTTGGCGGGATGGCATGGCATGAATTGAAGTGGGTTGGATAAGTGGGTGTGGGACGAGAGGCGGTACAGTTGACAGCGCAACCTCTCCATGtgcattcagctggatgacttTCTCCCTGCTCCAACTTCTAAGTGGCATTGCTAATAAGCCAAGCCAAGGGGAAttgttatttgcttttttgtcGCTGCACTTGTCGTGCGTTCCTATCCCCCAACTGGGTAGCAGGGGGTATGCCCAGTATGTGTTTTATTGCCTCACAAGCGGGCGGATATTCCAGGAATTCTATGAATTGCCTGAAACTTCCTCAACATAACTTTACTTTAGCTATAagctatatttttttttttttgcaaataaattcatCTTAGAATATATTGTACATGGTTATATTTTACAAGCACGCAGTTATTTGGAATAATATCACTGCTAGCTTACCTGCATTTAAATTCACcttaagttaagttaaatTTATAAGTATTACTGCTACCTTAACTTAAAATAACCAAAGTCCAAAGCAACCAAACCAAAGCAAAAgtccaaatatattttttaatttatttagaatTATTTAATAAGGTGAATTATTAATAAGTCAGCTCATTTAACCCTGAGCATCGAAGGGTCTAACACGAcggcattttcatttttggcgACCTGCTCACTCGGAAAACCATCGCGGTGGCTCTCGCATCCACGTCcacatttacatacatatacacatccacatccacacatCCAAGCTGAAATGATATTAATTGCCCCACACACTTACTGTGGAGTGGGTACTTAGGTGACTTTCATTGTCTTGACGGCGACTGCTTATTATGCGGCAGTTTGGttttgtttcaattttttgttgtattttttacgccccacacacatgtgtgtgaCTTTGACTGCAGCTCCAGTTTAATCACACTTTTAACTCCGTTTCACATAATACTAATTTCATAATTtgcaccacccaaccacccgaGCAAACGCACCACCACCGCTGTGGGCTGCTGCATTTTCACTTTTACACATCGGCCCGAGCACTGTGATTAAAGTAAATCTCGCCCGTTCGTTTTGCATAAGTGGCgtgcttttattattatttttacccACCATCGTTCGTCAATGGGAAATTGGCCCCCGGGAAGTGCTTCCCAGAATCCCGTGGCTGCCGTGGCAGATTCCGGCAGATTCCAGCAGATTCCCGCAGATTGGCACCCAACTAAAAACTCAAGAGCTCAGTCCTAGGCGTTGACATGCCTAGTAGGCAATCCGCAGCTAGCGGATCATAATTGCAGGTAGATGGGCAGGTAGGCCAACTCACCTGGAGGCGGAGAGGCTGAAGGAGATCGGGATGGGGACGAGGTTCCTCCTCGAGAAGTAGCTGGCGTGTAAAACAGCGACGCAGCCATGACCATGATCATGATCAAGTTGTAGCTGTTGATGTGGTGCTAACTTAGTTGCGGGTCCAATAACTTGATCAAGAACCATGTGTGGGGTTAAAATTATAAACAGCTTGAAGTTAGGGAGGAGTAACAAAAAGATTTTAGGAATGCTATTGTTCTTctacaaaataatataaatataaatacaaatcaattaaaaatctgttTAAAGGCaacataaattgaaataaatacttcattgcagcaaatcgaacttaaggaaatttttttatttaatataacaTATCGATATTTAGTATAacatatataatacatattttGAATGTTTATATAGAGTATATATACGAAAATCATAGGCCGTAGAGCAATTTGCTCTTCGCAttgcctttgtttttaatCACCTCATCGCAAAGCCCTCCCCTTGGGATGTCGTTGGTTGTCTTGCGGTTGGCAGTTGTGCATCTTAGTATCTATGTATCTTGTAGCTTGTATCTGTCGGCGAACGAAATAGTACGTACCATATAATCAGGCAGGCAACCCAAAAACAGTGGAAGTCGGAGAAATAAGCCAACAAATAAGAAACGGCAAGCACCACAAATCAGTGACTTAGAATGAAAGTTAGCCAGTGTACTTCAACAATACGAGACTCTTTTGTCAACGTGAAAATGCATCTGTATCTATTTTTttatctgaatctgaatctgtatcTATTGCCGAACTCATCATTTCCCTGTTTTAAGCAGACAATTATCATAATTATCAATGCAGTTTTCACACTTTTCACACTTTCCATGCTCTCTCGCCGCCGTTTTGTGGCATTTGTCATAGAAATTATGCATAAATTTCCGCGCCGCCTGCTCGCTTTCGAATTGGAATCGCTTAGTCTTGGTCTTGTCCGAGGTTCCATTGTTACACTTTCAGCCAATTTTTGATTCTGTGGCCCATTGTCAACCCTTCACCTTCCGCGGAATGGAGTCAAATGGCTCGTAAGCCCCATAAATTTCGGTTGCCCTCAACGGCGGTGCGAACAATGACATATCGATGATGACGACGGCgtcaacaaataaatattgtgcgacatttataaacaaatttgttgGGTCTTATTTGTTTGTGGCTTGCTCTCCAATTTCTTCTTCATCGCCGCCTTCATCCGATCGTAATTGTGTGGCTGGAAAGTGAAACCATCGTTAATAAATAAGCCCCGGCGTCCCAATAACTCAACACAATGGCCTTTTTTGAACTGGAAAACCTGTAACTTTCGAACGCATTGCGATGCCACACATAAGGCGATTAGCCCGAGATCAGGTGGGAAACAGTTATCggaaattatacaatttatatacaaaatattatacaatttATGTGACGCTTAAGCCCGACAGATCTGAATAATTTGTAAACCGATTCACCGATTGATTGTGGGAAAACTAAATTATTGGCTTTAGCTTTAAGGAATATTTTTCTATGGAAAGTATCATATTGCAATGATcgaatttaataatataaaatcaacaacaacCTGTCTCATTTTCCACTATTCTGTTAAGTAAGCTTGAAACTCGCGGCAGAATACGCCTTTTTGGGGCCTGTCTACCATAATTCCATAGTTATCCTGAATTCGCCTTAATTTCTCCCGAGTACAATGTGAAATTGCTAAAGTCGGAAAAAAATGCGCATAGGCCATTGTATAAGCAGACAGGGTAAATTAAAACTTAAGAGATTAAAGGGGATATATATCATGGATAGCATCGCATAATCATGACAGGCAATTCGTGCCTGGGACTAATCCCGCTTTTTATTCGTGCCCCGGAATCCGATGACCTTTTCCCCGGTCTGGGGGGCAGGTGAGGAGTGAAGTGGATTCAAGTGAAGTGCCAGGTAGTCGCAGATCTTGACCAGACAACCTGTCACATCTCAATTGGCGCTTGACCAAAGCAGAGGCTCTTGACATCGGACTATGCAACAAGTGGATGGTCGAGCGTGTTGCTGTTATGCGTTTGCTTCATGCTGCTTATATACACTCGGAAAAATGAACGTCAGACATTCATAcgtttttcaattaaatgttttgaatatgAGTATACTACAGAATAATTTTTACTTTGGGCtgaaacataaaacataaacataaacataaaaaacagaaacataaaaaaaaataaatatattaaaaatggGGTTGATGCACATTAAATACTTCTCAATGGTTATGACAATTATTTTActgtatataatattttataacatGTTTATCTTATTAGTGAGCTAGAAAACAACACTTTTTGCTGAGTGTAGATGAtctggctgttgctgttgtccaGGTGTTGCTGTTTCATTGGAGAGTGTCTGGCATTgcagatgttgctgttgttgccaatgttgctgttgttatcgCTGTTGTTGCCACTGATTGGCGCCGTTGTTGCCACGCCTCCGGCCATCCATTGCTGCACTGCTTTGGCAATTTCGCGCGTCGGCTTACATAAACAGAGATTTGAGCCATGGATTATCGGTGTCGGGAACTGCCGAATATTTGCGATGAAATTGGCAACTCTTTATGCCACCATAATgagcgaaaataaataaataaattattcggTCCGTCATTAGGTTGTTGTGACAAACGAAACAAAAGGCAGACGTTACACCATATTTGAGTCGTGCATAAATAATGATAGATCGGCATACAAGCAGCGATATTGATTGATTTTGGCGCCGACTTCCGGGGGTCACAACCTTACCAGATTTCCGGCTCCTGATGTTAATGCTGTGTGCTTTGTGCTGCCGGTGGCTCCAGTTGCTGGCCATTCATGTTGCCAGTTGCTGTTGGTCGTGGCCAAATGCGAATCACGATCGCTGCTTGTTTTGCCATCACTTCACTCTCGTTTTGGCTTTTACTTTTCGGTGGCCCCAAACACTCGCACATGACTTCACTTTTACCGCAGTTAAAGTTCGTCATGGGTCGCCGGTATACCCCACAAAATCTCCTCTTTTTTCAACGCCTTATCAAATTCACTAGACTGCGTCCGAGACGCAATATTTttctaataataaataaataaataatattgcaCCCAATATTTCAGAaattatcataaataaaataaaatacaaaatattaatttcctAATTGAATGCAAATCATATCGCTGAAACTCAAAtgataagatatatataagtCTTAATAGATAATCAACTTCCAATGCCCCAGTATATGTCACTATTctttcataataaaaaaaaatctcacAGTAAGAAGGTTATTTAAGAGATGCGAAAATACTATTTAGAAATAAAGATTGCAGCATAATTATTttgatgcaaatttaattttctcgCCAGTTTCTAACAAATTGACATTAAAAGCTCACACAAAAGCCCAGTGCTTTAATGACATAATTAGGCGTTGTTTTTGGAAAGGTGTTGGCCTCGAGTAAATCCCCGAATATTCGGGGGCATTTGGCGGGGATTTCGTAGTGCCACCCAGACGGATAGACAGTTCCCAAAGTTGCGGGCCAGGTTGCCGCCCAGCCTGATTGATTTGACCCCGCTAAAGGGGCAGACTTTCACTGGCGTGATCTCGGGCCTTTACCTTTGGTCCAATCCCatccaacccaacccaacccaaccaaACCCAATCCAATCCCTCCCCGAccatatgtatacatatgtatgtatgtatgtacatatttatgatAATACCACCCGTCTGGAATTCGGAATTTGGAATTTGGAATTACCGAAATGCATTCCGTGCTGCGCAAATCAAATGTCTTGGATTATTGCAGATGTGCGATTATGTGAGATGATGTCATCCACGGGAGCCCTGGGCCATGGTATTATCGTGGCGCATGGAGCATTGGGATCAGCGCACATCTGGCGGCATCTTCTgccgaaatcaatttgctGTAATTATGTAACTGTAACTGGCAgcccccaaaaaacaaaaccttCAACCCATCATCAATCAGTCGAGGGACCGTCATTAGCTCACATTTCATCGACCAACTGCGGCAGTGGGATCGGGTTAGCAACTGTAAGCGGAGTTTGAGATAGAGTGGTGTTATGGTTTACTACTCCGTTGGAAAGACATGTTTAGAAGATGATTAGCTACAATTATTGCATTAACCAGATTGAGCAATAGAattcataatattaatatttatagtaATAAACATTGTAAGTCAACTTTATCCTAAACCCTGTTCTGGTGTGGATGACAAATATTACTGGTGGAATCACTGGCATCACCGATTCCGTTGCATAATCTCCGCCTTCCGCGACCAGTGACAAAGGCAAAGAGACACCTGCCGAGCTGGTTGGCAACGGGGATCCAATTCGCGTCCAATTTAAATCGGAGTTGATGGCGATGGCGAGTCCGTTCAACCGACCGCTTCCCCGTGGAAGTCGGACCACTAGTTGGCCAGGTTTGTGGTCGATCTATTAGCGCTGCCTGCGCATCGGGCCATTT
The DNA window shown above is from Drosophila melanogaster chromosome X and carries:
- the CG10597 gene encoding uncharacterized protein; the encoded protein is MKVFVCLLASLALANAGGLRGGAGGGYLPGGGRGGGGGGFGGRPAIGAGLVSHVSQSQGNTKVHIGGGSAGGAGAYGGGAASYGGGAGAAYGGGAGASYGGGAASYGGGRGSGGWQGAGAGAGRGGAGGAGGWQGAGAGRGGAGGWQGGAGGAGAGNAWGNPAEFDYTVNHASGGAGGAGGAYGGAAGGGSRGGAGWWND